One segment of Solanum lycopersicum chromosome 1, SLM_r2.1 DNA contains the following:
- the LOC138344156 gene encoding uncharacterized protein, translating into MDEVVKVLEAMGLSSKEKVELVSYQLNDLAHVWYEQWKEERLVREGPISWSSFKTSFLCRFFPLELRERKMQEFINIRQGSMSVKDYRVKFTQLSKHVPTMATDAISKINKFIMGISNLVINECRWDFLIPSMDIFPLMVHAKEIEEKNHKQVCRDLKRSRAEN; encoded by the coding sequence ATGGATGAAGTGGTCAAAGTGCTAGAGGCTATGGGTTTGTCGTCTAAAGAAAAGGTGGAACTAGTCTCCTATCAACTTAATGATCTGGCTCATGTTTGGTATGAACAATGGAAGGAGGAGAGACTTGTTAGAGAAGGTCCGATTAGTTGGTCTTCATTCAAGACATCTTTCCTTTGTAGGTTCTTCCCCTTAGAATTAAGGGAGAGGAAAATGCAAGAATTTATCAATATTCGTCAAGGGAGTATGAGCGTGAAGGATTATAGAGTCAAGTTCACACAATTATCAAAACATGTTCCTACTATGGCTACAGATGCTATTTCtaagataaataaattcatCATGGGTATATCCAACCTTGTTATTAATGAATGCAGGTGGGATTTTTTGATTCCTAGCATGGATATCTTCCCTCTCATGGTCCATGCTAAAGAAATTGAGGAGAAAAATCATAAGCAAGTTTGTAGGGATTTGAAGAGGTCAAGGGCGGAAAATTGA
- the LOC101256118 gene encoding uncharacterized protein → MSLFVAGLGRASSKKRRVATLIGDMDVSKLKIYVQKVEEEKLREEYKSRKLRLVMSLGRRRVVSNRSQFKKQMGPAPSLSSSRAPRNKVALPDKAAHRGATSITSGGENRLYVITRRQEQENHLDVVIGKIKFFAWILNLRYTQKHICLS, encoded by the exons atgagcttgtttgTCGCTGGCTTGGGTCGTGCATCAAGCAAAAAGAGAAGAGTTGCAACATTGATCGGTGATATGGACGTATCCAAATTGAAGATTTATGTGCAGAAAGTGGAAGAGGAGAAGCTGAGAGAAGAGTATAAATCAAGAAAGCTTAGACTAGTAATGAGTCTAGGTAGAAGAAGGGTTGTTTCGAATCGGTCACAGTTCAAGAAACAAATGGGCCCTGCACCATCATTGTCTAGTTCTCGTGCACCTAGAAATAAAG ttgctcTACCAGACAAGGCTGCACATAGAGGTGCAACTTCTATTACTAGCGGAGGGGAAAACCGCCTCTATGTAATCACTAGACGCCAAGAACAAGAGAACCATCTAGATGTTGTCATTGGTAAGATCAAATTCTTTGCTTGGATATTAAATCTTCGCTATACCCAGAAGCACATTTGTCTTTcgtaa